From Crateriforma spongiae, a single genomic window includes:
- the hisG gene encoding ATP phosphoribosyltransferase translates to MSASLSTDTLRIGIPSKGRLSELAEDLLTQAGLRFRRQNRGLFARVAGLPIDLIFLRTDDIPTLCAEGAIDMGVTGSDLVEEADADVTTRMNFGVGRCRLAFCVPDDSPIRSAAELDGKRIATSFPAVTARYLAKHDAKAHLVSLAGSVEVMIQLGVADAIVDLVETGSTLAANRLRILEEIGAYETVLIQGPRCRDTDTADRLVARLEGVVLARDYSMVEYNIPRSKLPEAEKITPGYNSPTVNSLEDSDWCSVQVMVRRGEVAEVMDRLKSIGASAIFEMLIHNCRL, encoded by the coding sequence GTGTCCGCGTCCCTGTCCACCGACACCCTTCGCATCGGCATTCCCAGTAAAGGCCGCTTGAGTGAACTGGCCGAAGACCTGCTGACCCAAGCCGGGCTGCGATTCCGCCGTCAAAACCGCGGGCTGTTCGCACGCGTGGCGGGGTTGCCGATCGATCTGATCTTCTTGCGGACCGATGACATCCCCACGCTGTGTGCCGAAGGCGCAATCGACATGGGCGTGACCGGCAGCGATTTGGTGGAAGAAGCCGACGCCGACGTGACGACGCGAATGAACTTTGGTGTCGGGCGTTGCCGCCTGGCATTCTGTGTGCCCGATGATTCGCCGATCCGATCGGCGGCCGAACTGGACGGCAAACGGATCGCCACCAGCTTTCCGGCGGTGACCGCACGTTATCTGGCCAAACACGACGCCAAAGCGCATCTGGTTTCGCTGGCCGGCAGCGTGGAAGTGATGATCCAACTGGGCGTCGCCGATGCGATCGTCGACCTGGTGGAAACCGGCAGCACGCTGGCGGCCAACCGGCTGAGGATCTTGGAAGAAATCGGTGCCTACGAAACGGTGCTGATCCAAGGCCCGCGTTGCCGCGACACCGACACTGCCGACCGGCTGGTCGCGCGACTGGAAGGCGTCGTGCTGGCTCGCGACTATTCGATGGTCGAATACAACATCCCGCGGTCCAAGTTGCCCGAAGCCGAAAAGATTACCCCCGGCTATAACTCGCCGACTGTCAATTCATTGGAAGATTCCGACTGGTGCAGCGTCCAGGTCATGGTGCGTCGCGGCGAAGTCGCCGAAGTCATGGACCGGCTGAAGTCCATCGGTGCGTCCGCCATCTTTGAGATGCTGATCCACAATTGCCGCCTGTAG
- a CDS encoding NAD-dependent epimerase/dehydratase family protein, which produces MPPSDLDSCRNRPPGAQGSPENQRTLNQRTLIFGCGYVGRRVARLAQARGDQVWATTRDRRKAEAIKEAGWRPLIADWNRSPTLRDLPPVDRLLVAVSHDSASRVGRYESQVLGLQRLLDAIAPTTRVVYISTTGVYHQRDGRWVDETSPTRPTRPGGQAHLMAEERVRRWAMHRRATTLRLGGIYGPERVPRIADVRDGRVLASPGGGYLNLIHVADAAAAVMAAWQAMDTNDPESSRVHSHRLFAVADDRPVVRREFYQYIADRLAAPTPRFADGQSKMSVRSNSNKRVWNRRMKRCLLPRLAFPTYRQGLDDVLDRDRRGGSHRGANP; this is translated from the coding sequence ATGCCACCCAGTGACCTCGATTCTTGCCGGAACCGGCCGCCTGGTGCCCAGGGAAGCCCTGAAAACCAGCGGACGCTAAATCAACGGACATTGATATTCGGTTGCGGCTATGTCGGACGGCGGGTTGCCCGACTGGCCCAGGCACGTGGCGACCAAGTTTGGGCCACGACGCGGGATCGGCGGAAAGCCGAAGCGATCAAAGAAGCCGGCTGGCGACCACTGATTGCCGATTGGAATCGGTCACCGACGCTACGTGATCTGCCGCCGGTGGACCGGTTGTTGGTCGCGGTCAGCCACGATTCGGCATCCCGGGTCGGACGTTACGAATCGCAGGTTTTGGGGCTGCAGCGTCTGTTGGACGCGATCGCGCCGACCACGCGAGTCGTCTACATCAGCACGACCGGCGTCTATCACCAGCGTGACGGTCGCTGGGTCGACGAAACGTCACCGACGCGGCCGACACGCCCCGGCGGCCAGGCACACTTGATGGCCGAAGAACGGGTTCGCCGCTGGGCAATGCATCGCCGGGCGACAACGCTGCGGCTGGGTGGGATCTATGGTCCCGAACGTGTGCCACGGATCGCCGATGTCCGCGACGGTCGGGTCTTGGCATCGCCGGGCGGCGGGTATCTGAATTTGATCCATGTTGCCGATGCGGCCGCAGCGGTGATGGCGGCTTGGCAGGCGATGGATACGAATGACCCAGAATCGTCCCGCGTCCACTCACATCGGTTGTTCGCCGTTGCCGATGATCGGCCCGTGGTCCGCCGCGAGTTTTATCAGTACATCGCCGATCGTTTGGCCGCGCCGACGCCGCGGTTTGCCGACGGTCAATCCAAAATGTCGGTCCGCAGCAACAGCAACAAACGCGTGTGGAACCGAAGAATGAAACGATGTCTTTTACCTCGACTGGCTTTCCCGACCTATCGCCAGGGGCTGGACGATGTGCTGGATCGTGATCGTCGTGGCGGTTCCCATCGCGGCGCGAATCCTTAG
- a CDS encoding phosphoribosyl-ATP diphosphatase — MPESLDPIARLMATLAERAETMPEGSYTTKLMRGGTEKIGKKILEEAGELVEAADEPGDEGRNHFIYEAGDLIYHTLVLLAHKRVDIAEVAAELARREGTSGLVEKASRPPKE; from the coding sequence ATGCCGGAATCGCTGGATCCGATCGCTCGACTGATGGCCACTTTGGCCGAGCGGGCTGAAACCATGCCCGAAGGTTCGTACACCACCAAGCTGATGCGGGGTGGGACCGAAAAGATCGGCAAGAAGATTCTGGAGGAAGCCGGTGAATTGGTCGAAGCCGCAGACGAACCCGGCGACGAAGGACGCAATCACTTCATCTACGAAGCCGGCGATTTGATCTACCACACCCTGGTTTTGCTGGCCCACAAACGCGTCGACATCGCCGAAGTCGCGGCTGAATTGGCCCGTCGCGAAGGCACATCGGGGCTGGTCGAAAAGGCCAGTCGCCCGCCCAAAGAATGA
- a CDS encoding MBL fold metallo-hydrolase, which yields MLPRKPLFPGIIELNFQAGEVLGCNVFLVYDADQWLLVDIGYEETVDDYVELIRQLDFPFSQCKTLVATHADVDHVQGLAKAKQMLRTSVTAHPAAVATLEAGDRLKTMAEIEAQELHLDMPKVTIEHQVNDGDIITVGDLEIEVWHTPGHTDSQLSFRVGDVLLSGDNIYRDGCIGAIDAHHGSDIGAFVRSLERIRNSDVKWLAPSHGPIFRNDPDLLDRTIQRVRGYLQMADFGTLAESWPLMDQWHDEVAAGTMPEGLQPPSA from the coding sequence ATGCTGCCCCGAAAGCCCCTTTTCCCAGGCATCATTGAACTGAACTTTCAAGCCGGCGAAGTTCTCGGGTGCAACGTGTTCTTGGTCTATGACGCCGACCAGTGGCTGTTGGTCGATATTGGATACGAAGAAACGGTCGACGATTATGTCGAGCTGATTCGTCAGTTGGATTTTCCATTCAGCCAGTGCAAAACGCTGGTGGCCACCCACGCCGATGTGGATCACGTTCAGGGATTGGCCAAAGCCAAGCAGATGTTGCGGACCAGCGTGACCGCGCACCCGGCGGCCGTGGCAACGTTGGAAGCCGGCGATCGGTTGAAGACGATGGCGGAAATCGAAGCCCAAGAATTGCACTTGGACATGCCCAAGGTCACCATCGAACATCAGGTCAATGATGGTGACATCATCACCGTTGGGGATTTGGAGATCGAGGTCTGGCATACGCCCGGACACACCGACAGCCAGTTGTCGTTTCGCGTCGGCGACGTCCTGCTAAGCGGCGACAACATCTATCGCGACGGATGCATCGGCGCGATCGACGCACACCACGGCAGCGACATCGGCGCATTCGTCCGGTCGCTGGAACGCATCCGCAACAGTGACGTCAAATGGCTGGCCCCCAGCCATGGACCGATCTTTCGCAACGATCCCGATTTGTTGGACCGGACGATCCAGCGGGTGCGGGGTTATCTGCAGATGGCCGACTTCGGCACGCTGGCCGAATCATGGCCGTTGATGGACCAGTGGCACGACGAGGTGGCCGCCGGGACGATGCCCGAGGGCCTGCAGCCGCCATCGGCCTAG